The genomic stretch TTTTTTAAGTTAATACCCAAGTTTTGAGCTTGAATTTTTCCTTCTTCAGACAAGGGTGGATCATAACGCCTTAAAGCCGTATTAAACCATTCTGGATAAGCAAAATCAAATCTATGACCATGTCTAGCAACCCAAATTATTGAAGCCATTATTTAGAAATAACTATTTAGGATTTTAGTTATTAAAGGATATTTAATTAGAGGAAATTATTGTTAATTACTAATTATTGATTCTTCCTTTTAAGAGGTTTCTAACCAATCATAAATCCTGTCTAATTGTTCGATCGTAACTAGACCATACTGCCATAAAACCATCGGAATTAAGCCCAAATTATGATCAACAGAACGTTGAGCAATGGCAATAGAATCTTGCGGTACATCGAGTTCTTCTTGCAAAAATTTGATAAAACGATTATAAGTTATAGTAGGCATAAAAAAAATTTTAATAAAAAAGGATGAACTTCTTAAATAAAGATTTAAAAATTAGATAGA from Geminocystis sp. NIES-3709 encodes the following:
- a CDS encoding DUF2949 domain-containing protein codes for the protein MPTITYNRFIKFLQEELDVPQDSIAIAQRSVDHNLGLIPMVLWQYGLVTIEQLDRIYDWLETS